One segment of Chryseobacterium viscerum DNA contains the following:
- a CDS encoding response regulator transcription factor, which yields MMKPRLTIFDEPMLYTEGLSRLLTQSKIFSTIDICNSLETLSKHLKEEPSEMLVMSSNMLMLTEICKLVESIVSEHKNTKIIVIGSSYDVIDMRKLFNKGIKGYLDKNCTYDEFLKSINVLLLNEIYISDHAKEKMMNFISSEQEKQNPHIKEPLTRREMEILKLICDGCSSKDISEKLFISINTVETHRKRILLKLNAKNSVGIVKYAIENHIID from the coding sequence ATGATGAAACCAAGATTGACCATTTTTGATGAGCCCATGCTTTATACCGAGGGATTATCAAGACTGCTTACACAAAGCAAAATTTTTAGTACCATTGACATTTGTAACTCTTTAGAAACCCTCTCCAAACACTTAAAAGAAGAACCATCGGAAATGCTTGTTATGAGCTCAAACATGCTCATGCTTACGGAAATCTGCAAATTGGTAGAAAGCATTGTTTCTGAACATAAAAACACCAAAATCATTGTCATTGGAAGCTCTTATGACGTGATAGATATGCGGAAGCTCTTCAACAAAGGCATCAAAGGTTATTTGGACAAAAACTGCACCTATGACGAGTTCCTGAAATCCATTAATGTTTTGCTCCTTAATGAAATCTATATCAGCGATCATGCTAAGGAAAAAATGATGAATTTCATCAGCAGTGAACAAGAAAAACAAAATCCCCACATTAAAGAACCTCTCACCCGCCGAGAAATGGAAATCCTAAAACTGATCTGTGACGGGTGCAGCAGCAAAGATATCTCTGAAAAACTTTTTATCAGTATCAATACGGTAGAAACACACCGAAAAAGAATTCTTTTGAAACTCAATGCGAAAAACTCAGTCGGAATTGTAAAATATGCTATTGAGAATCATATTATCGACTGA
- a CDS encoding OsmC family protein translates to MKNHHYKITTQWTGNQGTGTSGYRDYERSHTISAENKAVIEGSSDPAFRGDKTKHNPEEMFLSSLSSCHMLWYLHFCSEAGIIVTDYTDEATGIMAETASGSGHFTEVTLHPAVTVAEESMKEKAEELHHKANEYCFIANSVNFPVKHIPTTLVI, encoded by the coding sequence ATGAAAAATCACCATTACAAAATCACCACCCAATGGACAGGAAACCAGGGAACCGGAACCAGTGGATATAGAGACTATGAAAGAAGCCATACTATTTCAGCAGAAAACAAAGCTGTTATTGAGGGTTCATCCGATCCGGCATTCCGAGGTGATAAAACAAAGCATAATCCGGAAGAGATGTTTTTATCCTCACTTTCTTCCTGTCATATGCTGTGGTATCTTCATTTTTGTTCCGAAGCTGGTATTATAGTGACAGATTACACCGATGAAGCAACAGGTATAATGGCAGAAACAGCCAGCGGAAGCGGACATTTCACAGAAGTAACTTTACATCCTGCAGTAACCGTTGCAGAAGAATCTATGAAGGAAAAAGCAGAGGAACTTCATCATAAAGCCAACGAATATTGCTTCATTGCCAACTCAGTTAATTTTCCGGTAAAGCATATCCCTACCACGTTAGTTATATGA